One genomic region from Sciurus carolinensis chromosome 2, mSciCar1.2, whole genome shotgun sequence encodes:
- the Ankrd60 gene encoding ankyrin repeat domain-containing protein 60: MTVRELREDLDLMVGIPFNLQRLQYLDQGDMVDDSTLRFYDVVPGGVISLCIWHYDGWTELVLAAVEGDPNKLSILGITEDSFYRTANSRYFEGEKWKRWISQRAFVALYIASHRGHYDTVRYLLEQGANCLDSTPLGRTPLHVAVAMGRLDCINLLLEHGAPIHEKDVKGDTPISIARCLNRKQTERRMFLLYALAKSGKKNIKDLVMREIFQRITSGAGSKKP; this comes from the exons ATGACCGTGCGAGAGCTCAGAGAGGACCTGGACCTGATGGTCGGCATCCCCTTCAACCTCCAGCGGCTCCAGTACCTGGACCAAG GAGATATGGTGGATGACAGCACACTGAGGTTCTATGACGTCGTTCCTGGTGGCGTGATCTCCCTGTGCATCTGGCATTATGATGGCTGGACAGAACTGGTTTTGGCAGCAGTGGAAGGGGACCCCAATAAG CTGTCCATTCTCGGAATTACTGAAGATTCCTTCTACCGAACAGCCAATTCACGATATTTTGAGGGTGAGAAGTGGAAGCGGTGGATATCTCAGAGAGCGTTCGTGGCTCTGTATATTGCCTCTCACCGAGGTCACTATGACACTGTGCGGTACCTTCTAGAACAAG GTGCCAACTGCCTGGACAGCACACCCCTGGGCAGGACGCCCCTGCACGTGGCGGTGGCCATGGGCCGGCTGGACTGTATCAACCTCCTGCTGGAGCACGGGGCCCCCATCCATGAGAAGGACGTCAAGGGGGATACCCCCATCTCCATCGCCCGCTGCCTGAACCGCAAGCAGACTGAGCGGCGCATGTTCCTCCTCTACGCGCTGGCCAAGTCGGGCAAGAAGAACATCAAGGACCTGGTCATGAGGGAGATCTTCCAGAGGATCACCTCCGGCGCCGGCTCTAAGAAGCCCTGA